Below is a genomic region from Phragmites australis chromosome 20, lpPhrAust1.1, whole genome shotgun sequence.
ATTGATACTaagtatcaatgtcggttcatcCCATCTCAATCATTGATCAAGCGCGGGACGTTACGAACTAGCACTACCGGTTTTGGCCTAGACGACACTGATGACTCAATATGGATGACCAGTTCTATTATAGTAATAAATTCCCTAGGGGTTGCCAAAGTTTGCATCGCTCGTCACAACCTATTTTTACAGAACTAGAGATAGACAAAGGCACAATGgtttgtgttagggttttagtggaAACATTACCAGGATCAacaagccaagcacaagatcaacacatgAGACACGATGTTTTTTAACAAGGTTCGGCCAACTTTCCTATAATCTCgaggcatgactacgggcgctccttCCCATATTATGTTTCTATCAATCTACggttacaacggtggtgcctaatatttataggcctagaaataGTAGTCCCACTACAACTCTATTCCTAGTTCCAcctaattacaactcaagtTTACCTGTAACCGATCATGTGCATATATTAGACACATATTCCAATAGTTTGGATGAAAGCCACTCTATTAGGAACTATACTTGTCGCTGCCGCATCACTTGCTCCGGTTGGTGAGAGTCGTTTTGCTCAGAAGGACCTTGGCATCAATCTTGGGAATTGACGATGGGTAGTCTAAAACTACCATATCCAGATCCCTTAGGGTTTTCTATATTCTCAGGGCATATCTTTGTGCCTGGGAAGAAAATCCCTAAACTTATGAAAACGGATGCAGGTACCAAGATATCTCATGAACAGGcaagtttatctctaaggacGATAAGGAAGGAGTCTAGAGATCACACGATgacctccatatatatatagagctaGGAGACCCTGCGAAGGACAAGTCCATTGAGATCCATTCAAGCCTATTGAAGTCTCAAGCTCTTGAGCCTTCTGTACTTCCGATCTACATTAGCAATCCACCGAGACCATACTCAAGGAACCCTcgactaggttagatctatctagcCTAGCCAAGACCTCCTTAGTAAATagtctcaaagatcaatacaagataaacaagatatATGGCTATTATCATAATggaggcttgaacctgtataaatctttgTGTGTGACATGTGATTCGATAACAGGAAGTACTCCTACTTCATTCATAAGTTAGTAAGATCGGTGGTTCACGAATTGTCGACAGCTGACGTTGTCCACGTGAAATACTACCAAAGGCATCGAATCCTCGACACATAACATGTCACCGATTTCATTCAAGTCTGCACCGAGAATTAGCTTCTCGGATGaagggttctacgacaactttaccctcTCGATCAGCGAGGTCCCGGCGATCGATGGGGTAGAGCTCAGTGGCAAccttattggtgatgactttagcgatgaggtaagtcatttTATGAATCAATGCACCAAAGACTACGACATCGAGCTTGAATCACTCAGTGACCAAGACAATCGTGCAAGCGACATTTGCTATAAGTTGGGATCCTCCCCTGCTAGTCCATCCCATCATGACGATAATGATCCCGCAAAAACAAGGCATCTCGTTGCTCCGACTGCGAGAAATACCATCCAGCCTCCACTAACGACAACCACTCCGATCCAAATATCCCATCGATACAGGATGTATACCTTAGTGGACAGTGTCCTCTATCGAAGAGGCGCCCACAGAATACTCGTGAAGTCAATCTATCAGAAGCATGGTAGAGAACTAATCTAAGAAATCCATGAAGGGATATGCGCAGCTCATGCTTCCTTTCGAACCCTGATTGGAAAGGCATCCAGAGAAGGTTTTTATTGGCATATGGCTCTCCGTGATGCAATCAAGGTGGTAAAAACATGTGACAACTGTAAATTCCACATCATGTATGTACACTAGCCCGTCCAAGCCTTGCAGACGATCCCCTTGTTGTGGTCATTCATGACTTTAGGGCTAGATATTCTAGTGCACTTCTCAGTAGCGCCCGGAGGCTTCAAATTCCTCTGTTGCAATCGATACCTATACCAAATGGATTGAAGCTGAGCCAGTTGATAAAATCATCTCGGTAGtagccaagaagttcatcattaCTTTTGCGAGGAAAAGCAACCTACATCTAGTGCCAACCTTAAGCTAATTTAAAGATCAATTTGCACGGTACTACTCTAAATTTTACTAGTTTGACAATTGATATTGGTTTGTTATCGCCAAATAAAGGACTTTGAACTAAGAGTCTATTTGACAGAACAATAATTCTGAGATTCATATTAGATGTTAAATCTATAAGCTAATATAAAATGGTTCATActtttatttttagtctaaaatgcAAATAAGATGACTCACTTAAATATTCTCAGTTTATCCTCAACTTcagctctaaaaatttctagaactaGTAAAAATTCAACTCCAAAAATTTTTAAACTAGAGATCTACCAAACGAGCTGTAAATGGTGGAGTAATGTATAATTTCTCATTTTCCCACGAGTGTGCTACAAACCGAATCATGCGTGTAGCCTCAGCTCGTAGTAACCGATCATGGTCCACTCAACTACGTGAACCAGAGACCACCGAAAGAGCGACACCTGGTCTTTCTAGTGCGTTTCTCTCTGTAACAGTGACTTGATAACTTTCTGCAGGTGCACCAATGTTTATGTGGCTGTGAGTATGTATACGCCTAACAAACAGCTCATGACTGAAATTGTCAACGGTGAAGGAAATATTATCGAAGGCTCAGGTCAACGCTGAAGTTATTAGCACAAAGTTGCAGAAGATCAACAGGACTAGCACTAGCTTGATAAGGCTTACAAGTAAGCCTCCACTAATCATGCATCCAAAGGATAAAAAGCAAGGGCTTCCAAAATCTTCCAGTGACCTGTTACATTAGAACAGAGCTCTCAAATCCATTTCACTTTTCAATGCAGTGACGGCTGACGACTACATTCCATCTCGAAATGCTAGTAGCCTTGCATGAGGCTTTAAACGTGTCACTCCAATGCACTCACTATGTAAGGTCCATTGCTTTTCCACCGTCCTTGCACCACTCCACTCAACAACAACTACACCACTCAAAGGAAATTCAGCCGTCCAATGGCCACACCACCACAAGTTCGTGACACCATTTAGCTAAGCACTGTTGTGGAACAGCACTTTTGGATCCTATATAAAAGCCATCGCATCCCAAGTTCAGTAGTTGCAAAGCCTCGTGGCAAGAAGAAGATACATAATGCACATTTGAATCGcatagaaaaattagaaagcAACACAGTAGGCGCATTATTCCTGCAGCTTCCTAGAGGCTATTCCAGGATGTCTCGCCCTCAAATCATGACCGTCTTCCTCGGCATCGCGGTGCTTGCTACCCTTGTTCTCACATCCGAGGGCCGCATTTCTCGGAAAGACCTAGGCATCGACctaggtggtggtggtggtgatggaggTGGCATTGGACTTGGTACGGGGACAGGGATCAGTATTGGCATTGGTGGTGGCATCGGTGGTTCTGGCTCTGGATCGGCATCTGGGTCGGGTTCAGGGTCAGGATCTTTCTCTGGCTCCGGTTCAGGCTCAGCCTCAGGTTCTGGGTCTGGCTCAGCATCAGGTGCTGCTTCAGGTGCAGGGTCGTCAGCGGGTTCTGGTGCGGGATCATATGCTGGGTCCGGCGCAGGTTCAGGAGCTGGGTCTGGTGCAGGATCTGGTTATGGTCAAGGGCAAGGTGCTGGTGAAGGCCAG
It encodes:
- the LOC133902528 gene encoding uncharacterized protein LOC133902528 → MSRPQIMTVFLGIAVLATLVLTSEGRISRKDLGIDLGGGGGDGGGIGLGTGTGISIGIGGGIGGSGSGSASGSGSGSGSFSGSGSGSASGSGSGSASGAASGAGSSAGSGAGSYAGSGAGSGAGSGAGSGYGQGQGAGEGQGQGSGYGEGHGSGHGQGSGSGSGYGEGHGQGSGSGQGSGYGEGYGSGYGQGSGRGSGYGEGYGSGYGQGSGSGYGEGYGEGSGSGYGDGSGSGYGEGHGYGSGSGHGK